AAGCATCTTAAGTTTCCAACTCTTCTTTTGCATTTCACTTAACTCCAGCCAGTGTTTTGTATTCAGCTCTGATAATCATGACTCTTCactgctttcactttttttttcctcttcagtctaACAGTGGTGGACTCGGATGGTGCCAGCAACTCCACCACTGCAAACCTGACTGTGAACAAAGCAGTGGATTATCCTCCAGTGGCAAATGCGGGCCCAAACCAAGTGATCACCCTGCCTCAGAACTCCATCACCCTCTACGGGAACCAGAGCACCGATGATCACAGCATTGTCAGCTATGAGTGGCTGCTCAGCCCTAACAGCAAAGGGAAGGTGATGGAGATGCAGGTCAGTGCTGGTCTCCCATACTCATTCGCTGGATTTCTCACTGGCTGGCTATTTTTCTATAATCAAACCATTTTAAAATGGCTGTTAACAAATGTCTCTTATAATCCTGCAGAGCAAGCATGTGATGATTAAATAGATACTTAAAACTAAAGCTGCATGAAGCTGGTGTTGGCTTAGTGGCTGAGCTGGGACACCAGTCTAGCCACAGGTTTTCACTGGCATCCTGTTTCCTTTCTTGAGCAATGCAGTCTTCAATACTGCTCAAGAATGGAGGATTAAGAGAAATGAGAACTTGATGGCTTTGGATTCTGACGTCCTGTACAGCAGGTCTCAGCGCAACATGATCACACCCACATCTCTCGCTTGAACCGATACGGCTGCTAGGGAAGTGTGTTCTTTCTCTGTTCAGTTGCTGACTTCTCGGAACATCAGGGACAGCTAAATCAGTGATGGTATAATAGGGATGCTTCAGTGCTATCAGCAGCTGTGGAGCCAGACAATGTCATCCTTTAGCTCAGTGTCAGTCAGGGTGGCATTTAGATTTGCAGGAGAAGCCGTTGTGCCAGGTCATGTTTTTCTCTAGCTGGGTGACTACAATGGACTGGATCTTTTGAGTCAAACCTCAATTTAATTTAGTGAAATTAAAGTCAGatcaaattaaagaaattaactAAAATAAGTTAGTTAAATTAGTCTGAATTTAACTGATACTAGCCAGACACTCCTCAGTCCTACACAGTAAAAGCTGGAACTTGTTTCCACGTCATcatatttcttttaaagtttaTTACTACTGTCAAATTTATGGAATAAGAAAGTCCGCGAATCAGGTTCACAACGTGTAGGATTTGCACAGGGCTTCCCAGAGGTTTTGCTTGAGTTGCTAACTATTGAATCTCAAAAGGTCTGAACACCTTATGGTGTTACTCTTGTGATGTTCCACAACAGTGTCATTGTTGCTGGGCATAAATTTACCTGTAAGTGCCTTGCAGGCCTAAGTGGCCCAGACTTGGGCCTCGTAGCAGGAGTTAGTAATAAGCCCCTAGAATCTGCTGATAATAGTTGTTTTAGAAGCAGAGTCTTCTGGTCTATCATCATCTGTGTAAATATTCTTCTTAATACATGAATATGTTTTCTCAAAGGGGGTGAGGACACCAGTCTTACAGCTCTCTGCAATGCAAGAAGGTGATTACACTTACCAGCTCATAGTGACTGATTCTGCTGGGCACCAGTCCACTGCGGAGGTCACTGTCATAGTCCAGCCAGGTAAGCTGCCTTTAGCTGCTTTTCCCACTTCCGTTCCAGGGGTTAGAGGTGAGCATCAATCTGTCAACGTACTCTAGATCTTACGGTAGCTTTGTGCTGCCTTCAGAAAAGCTGCTCTAATTTAGGCCCATTCTGGGCTGGTATATTGCTGATAAATCAGCAGAAGAAAGTTTCTAGGGATGTTGCCTTTCTAGGCTGTTCTCTTACTTTACGCAACGTAGTCTAACTGACGTTATCCCACCATAATGGCAGGTTTGTATTTCCAAGCAGCTGTCTGCTCACAGTGCTTGATCCTGCTACAAGAGCAGGATAAGTGGAATAATGCTTAGAGAATGAGAGCAAAAATGAGAACTCCTGGGTTTCATTCTCATTTTATTGCAGATGTGGGAATGAAACGCTGATCTGAACTCTGAACTGTTTTTAACCTCACTTTCTCTTAGTACAAGGTTGGTAACAGGCAAGAAATATAGTAGGGATCATGGAGAAACTTCTTAATGCTGGGGTTTTAAGCTCCACCTTTTATGGCATGTGTGTGAAAAATACTGCAATCCTTTTTCAGAGAACAATAAGCCCCCAAAGGCGGATGCTGGTCCAGACAAAGAATTAACTCTTCCTGTGGACAGCACCACTCTAGATGGCAGCAAGAGCTCGGATGACCAGAAGATAGTCTCCTTTCTCTGGGAAAAAACCCGGTGTGTATCAGCTTCCAGACTGCTCTTATGCCAGGATCTAggtctttcatttaaaacaagacacacccccacacacctccCTTGTGTTCAGTCCCACATTGGGCCTGACAAGCTTCACCAGTGACTAGAATGAGGCAAGGATTTGTGTTTAATTGGAGAGAGGTGGAGGTTTGTTTGAGCATCAGAAATACCTTTGCCTTCATCTCTAGGCCCGATTCCCATTCTAGGTGTGGTTATGGCACGTAAAGGGGTCTGGCCATCTTCGGATCACAGCAGTGTGGTGTGGTCTTGGCAGTATGAAGGGCCGGACTCTTGTAATCAGGCAGTAGCAGGGCCTTCTAACTTGatccttttgcaggaatttgaaTGAGGCAGTGCTCTTCGCACTGTCATGCTTCCCTTCAGACTCTGAAGTTCCTGGAGTGCTTTAGGGAATTCAGGAAAAAGCCTATGAGCAACTTGCAGTAGCTTTTTCTCTTTGCTATTGCAAAGTCTGTGCAAAGCTTTTATAACTGAAGGAACTATTTTTGCTCTataacttttcttaaaaaaaaaaatggcttattGTGCAGTTCACAAGCCAATTTTGCTGAAAGTACTACTTTTTGTAAACCCTACTTAAATGCTGGTATCAGTGCTCCCCTggtttaaaaataatcaaaacgcTAAACCACCAGAAATTACAGTTTTTTTGTTCTGAATGCTGCACCTACTCTTTTGATTATCttgctgtaactggagaaaataattttgctctTTGTCATGGACTCTGTATTTCCAGGCAACTGTCTGTCTGCACCCCCATAAACTCTGCTTGGGCTTGAGCCTCCTGTTCGGTGTGAGGCTAGCTCCCATGGTCTGTACTGATCCTCTTCTGCCTTGGTTAGGGGCCCAGATGGTGTCAAGCTGGAGAACGCCAACAGCAGCATTGCCACTGTAACAGGCCTTCAAGTTGGCACATACGAATTTACTCTGACAGTTAAAGATGAGAGGAACTTGCAGAGCCAAAGCTCGGTCAACGTCATTGTGAAAGAAGGTATGTCCAGccgtgagcagagctgccggagacacGGGTTATCGCTGAGCACTTCAGCGAAACCTGTGTTCAGAGGCACAAGAAGAGTAAGGAGTGGGTGAAAATTGATGTGGAGAGCACTGAAATGACCTTCTCTACCCTTTTCTGAAGGAACGTTATCTTCAGCTACATCCTGCAGGACGTAACTTCCTTTCTCTGCCCGCAGCGTGAGATAGGGATTTCTGGGCTAGAGTGGAGATGTAACGCAGTAGGTTTTGATTGGGCGTTGCCAGATTTTTCtctaactgctttttttctgtttgcttagaGATAAACAAGCCGCCAGTCGCAAAGATTGCTGGCAATGTTGTCATCACCTTGCCCACAAATACAGCTGAGTTAGATGGATCCAAGTCCTCTGATGATAAGGGAATTGTCAGCTACCTGTGGACCCGGGACGAGGGGAGCCCTGCAGCTGgggtgagatttctttttttaaatgtcagtctCCAGCGTCACGAAAGTCAGTGAAAGGTAGCATTGACAGCACCCAAGGAAATGCAAAGCTCGTTGTCGCACCTGGTGCCTTGTAGTGATACCTGTAAATATGATGACCTGTCATGCTAGTTTCATCCTTTGTTTCCTGGTACTGATTTTGCTCTGCCTTCCAGGAAGTCCTAAATAATTCAGACCATCATCCTGTCCTTCTCCTGTCCAATCTGGTAGAAGGGACCTACACATTCCACCTCAGAGTAACAGATGCCAAAGGAGAGAGTGATGTGGAAAGGACCACAGTGGAAGTCAAACCTGGTGAGTCTGGGTTTTCTGCTCTACCACATTTGCCGACAGCGCACTAGCAAGCCCGCTGTTTGTCTGGATGCAGTGTACTGAGGTAAAGTCTGTCGTCTTGTCCGGCTCAGAACTGTGATTGGTCAACAGTTTTGGGGTATGTGATTGTATTTTCTGGTGGTTCTTGGGGGCTCACTCTTACTGCTCACTGTTACCTGGAAAGTCATAGACTTGTATCCCTTTCTGCACTGAGATTCTGTAATTTGGTGGCCAAAACAGAAACATTCTGGAAAGATACTAGAAACCTGACTTGTACTCAGACTGTTCAATAGAAGTTCTAAAGATCTCTGTTATCTCATCTACATCCTCACTAGATCCTAGGAAAAATAACCTTGTGGAGATGATCCTGGATGTTAATGTCAGCCAGCTGACGGAGAGGCAGAAGGGCATGTTCATCCGACAAATAGGCGTTCTCCTGGGGGTCCTCGACTCGGACATCACTGTGCAGAAAATCCAGCCGTACACGGAACAAAGGTAGGCTTCCTCTGTGAGTGTACAGGGAGGGAGATTGCTGGAGGGTTTAGTAGACCAAGGGCTGTTTTCTTTTGGGAAGCAAATGGAGTAATTGGAACATGTCGAGATGTTGCTTAAAATTGATATTCCTGCTTACTCAGATCAGAGGAGATGTGTTCCCAAGCAGGTCCTGGGCATCTTTTCCTTCTGGAGATAGTGCATTGTCCCCAaaagctgtttgctgctgctaatGTCTTTGCCCCCCAAATCTATAAAGTAAGAACTAATCTGATGTGGTTTTGAAAATTGTGAAGACTATCTAAAGGATGTTCTACAGCTGTGACTGGTAACTGGACAAATAATGGGGCTTGGTACAGAGCAGTTTGGTGAAACATGGATGCCACACCAGAGGCGGTGGTGTAGCAACCCCCCTCGCAGCAGCCCTCCATGCCAGCTTTGTAGTTTTATATTAGCTGGTCTCCTGTAAACAAGAGGCAGTTTGCTCATAGGCAGGGCCATAGGCCTGGGACACGTGGAGTGCCTGGACAGTGTTGCTCAGCCCCAAGCACAGTAACCAGCCAGTCGTACGAGGGGTGGTTCAGCCCAGCTGGATCCTGTCCATGCTGCTTTGGCATGAAAGCACCTGACCGAGTTCAGCTTTCCACCTCTGCACAACGGCGGGTCTGGGAGATTCACCGTTCTGCAGAGAACTTCAGCGACTGGCGCTGTAGCGTGGTCACAGCCGTAGCTGCACGTATCTCGTCCCAACAGCAGTCCGTCGTTACCGTAGGTGTGTTTGAGGATGCCTGAGTATGCATGAGTGGCATGGCAACAAGCTTATCAGGGGCAGAGTGGTAATCTGTTGAAATGAGTGCAATATTGCACTTGATTTTTACTAAACAGGGAGTAGTCCTAAGGTAGGTAAAGCACTGAAAAAGATTTAAGGGATGTGCTTAAAGTCATGTAGCAAGTCAGCAATAAATCTGCAGTTGTACTTCAGACCTCCCTGAGTTCAGTAATGTATCGATTCCTTCGTGTCCACGTTGCCTGCTGTAGCAGTAAAATCAGAATTCATTGTCCGTGCAAACTTAAAGAGCTCAGAAGAGAAGAGCCAGCACTTTCTGTTGCAGTGCTACCGTTCTATCTCTGCCGTGACCGGTTGCCACTGTTCTTCAATGAGCAAGGCAAGTAAGGGATTCAAGTAAGGGATGCTTCGTCCGTTTATGCGTTTATTAAATAGACAGAAGAGTGGGAAGTGTTTTATGAGCAGAGATTATTTGCTGCCAGATGGCCTTAGAATCCCATTTTTGCCTCAACTATCAAAGTAACctgtgctgtttaaaaaaaatatccttttcctccggctgctgttttttttccacatactCTGAGGGCTTCACTAATATCCTTTTGACCCATAGGCTCACTGGTAGTAATAAATCTGAAACATCCATGCATCCTTTTGTGAATCTGAAGGATACACAGGGCTCTGCCAGGCTAGCGAGCCAAGGGGAGCAAGTTCTCTCGTGAAGTTAATGCTATAAAAGATGCAGAATACAGTATCCTCCACAGCTGTgcttcttctggctgtaacaCACTGCGCATTCAAACTAAGCTTTGCAAAAGACTGTAAACCTTCACTGTCTTCTCTGGTGCTGGAGCTGTGCGCTGTGCAGTTAAATGAGCCCCCAGGTTCCACGCGTGGTAAGGTCTAAGGATcccacagggagggagggaagagatgatGAAAATGGCAGGGCCTTAAAGTCTGAGGATTTGCATGCATAGCGTGAACGTGGAAAGATGTGCTTGATTAGCAAACTCAAGAATAGTCCAGCCTTAGCTTTGAAAATATGGATGTATTGGATGTCCCAGCGGGTTTTCTGCTGTGTGACCAGGTCTACGATTATTGCTTTCAAGATGGAGCCAGAAGTCTGGCCTTCAAATAAATTTGGGATTCTGAATAAATCCCTCTAATGCCAGACTGGGGAGAATGGCTCTCTACCTGGTGtctggagaagcagcagataaTATTTTTTGTCTGACTTCCAGCACGAAGATGGTGTTTTTTGTACAGAACCAGCTTCCCCATCAGATATTCAAAGGACGAGAGGTAGCCTGGACGCTGAAGAACGAACTACGGAAACAACAGCCAGACTTCCTCATCTTCCGGGCGTTAGAAATCAACACAGTCAGTAAGTAAGAGTCACTGTGGTACGAGCCAacatcttttcctgtcttctcagatGCCTGCAAGAATGAGGACCTTCGCGTGTGCCCACACGCAGGTGGTGTTAGCACGTACACGCTCACTCCAGTAATGTTGCTGGGAAGATAAGAATTCACAAAATCGAAAGCAGATTGGTACTTAAGAAGCTAAAATATAGTGTGAATGCAATACAGCCAATGAACTGAGTCTCATACTGAAAACAAGAAAGCCACAGATCTTGGTAGCTGTGAACACAGTCCTTTCCACTCCGGCACATACATCTGTCTGCAGGAAATGTTTCACTTCTGTCAGTTTTTTACAAGTTTACATTAgcgctttttttctttttatgagctCTGCCCTATGAGGATCATGTGCTGATCAGTTGGATACTTTAGAATTACATAAAGTAATTATTTTCATGGCTTCTTGAGCTTACAACTTTGTGGCCTTCAAAAGTTCGGTCACTGTAGAGGATCCATTTGTTTCTTGTAGTCTGTCTCACGGGCTGGGTTTGACTTTGAAAATCAaaaccttattttaaaatatttatttaataagtaTAGAAATTCCATAACTTTTATATGAAAATCATGATGTGTTAGGCAAAATTTTCTTAGCACGTTATGGGTGTTGCATTGTTAGTGAAGCAGGACTCTGATCTGGCATGAGACCTCGGTGCTACGTTTGCAGTTCTTGCAGCGAAGCTGAGGGTGAAGTACAGAGCGGTGAGATTCAGGTCAGAGCCCGTGGGGGCTGGGCATATTGAGCTGTACTGCCCCGTTTTTGCCTCGCCTGCAAGTCGTTTCGTTCACCTTGCTGGTTTTGGTCCGTAGCGTGTCAGCTGAACTGCTCCGAGCACGGTCGCTGTGACTCCTTCACCAAGCGCTGCGTCTGTGACCCTTTCTGGATGGAGAACTTCATCAGGGTGCAGATGGGGGACGGCGAGAGCAACTGTGGTACGTGCAGCCTCCCTGCGGTTGTTCACCCCTGGAAAGCAAACAGTGTTTGAAACCCCGGGTGGGCAGTGACAGGTACCCGCTTTCTCCCGGTATCTCTGGCGTGGTGCTCACACAAGGAGACCGTCCCTGCCCTGGTCTCACGACACCGTACCTTCTAGGCAGACGCTACGTGGTAGGGAAGCAGCTCCTCTTCGGACCCTCTCGGTGAAGTCCGTTCTTAGTGTATAAATCAGACCTCTTTTCTGTCGTGCCCCTACAGAGACTTTCCTGCCACAGGAAAGCAAATTTAGTAAATCAACACACGCTGAAAAATGCCCTTGGGCAGCGAGTCCGCACACTGGATCTCAAGGGTCTGCCTTCCACGGGGAGTTGGTGGTGCTGGCAGTGACGGGTGCTAGCCTCTCATTCTCAGAGGGGCAggtcttgctttttctttctcgaGAACGGTCATCTAAAGCGCACACTGACCACGGCATGAGGTGCCAACACGTCTGTATCTCTGGGGTGTTTTGCTTGCAGAGTGGAGCGTGCTGTATGTGATCATTGCATCTTTCGTCATTGTGGTTGCCTGCGGAATCTTCTCCTGGATGGTGATCTGCTGTTGCAAGAGGTGGGGCTGAGGCCGTAACCCCCGCTGTGTCCCTGCTGCAGAGCCAAGCAGCTGCGTTAGGAGGTGAACGATTCCAGCCCATCGTCCCAGCAGGTCGTCTGCTTAGCCCTGGGATGTTGGTTTTTGTCACTCACTGTTTCAAGTGAAACGTTGAAGTCCTAGAAGTCTGGCTTCAGTTAAGAAGCAAGATTTGGATTAGCCTATAAATGTCCAACTAAAGCAATGTTTTTAATGTCTTGCTTTCTGATACGAACATGATCTGAAATAAGCAAGTACTCTGGCTTTGAAGatcagagttgtttttttttctggcttttttagAAATGGCCTGCCTCTtaattccttttcttccctttagacgaaaaggaaaatccaaaagaaaaagcaaatacaagATTTTGGATGCAACGGATCAAGAAAGCCTGGAGTTAAAACCAAATCCCAAAGCAGGTAAAACATGAGAGGGCAGAGCGCGGTGTTTCGGAATGCTGACTGAGAACACTCTTCCTCAGTGGGCTTGAAATCACAGAGTGGAACAACCGTGGTGTTAGGCTCTGACAGACGAGTGTCAGGAGGTCCAAGAGCTTGTTTCAGATCTGTGGACAGGGTATTTAGTCAAGTTATCGACCTCTTTGGTTTAGAAATTGGGGCTGAAACTGCCTGGTCTTGGCATCTCCACTTCCTGTCACAGTAGCAGTAAGTGGATGCGTGAAAGCTGATCCAGGAAGCCCAAAACTGGGTCCTGGCTGTACCTTCTCTTGCTCTAAAGCCTTTCCACTTGGTTCTGGTAGTTTGCTTCTTGCCAATTTGCAATTCCTGCCTCTACAGCAAAGCACGAATTTGGTGTCACTAGGCATTCCACCCAACTGATCGCCTTTAGCTTGTGAGCCACGGGACGCCTGAAAGCAGCCTGCAAATACTCATGGACTGGAGAGAGCCGTGTTTGATTCTGCCCCCAGAATCTGCCACTCCAAATCACTTGTTTGTAGATTTATTCGCTCTTGCCCTCGTGAGCATCAGGCTCAAAGtttcacattttgttttttcctggaaaaaacagAGGGTTGTTGTAGGGGAGAGACCCCCGAAGTCCTCGGGGCTCTACGTGGGCACAGGCCCGGTGGCCCATTCCAGAAGGGCAGTCGTCTGTCTTCGGTGTTCGTAGCCAGCATTTTCCTGGCTGCGTTGCTGTCCTCAGGAGTGCTGGTCAGGTGCTTTGCAAAGACCGTGGGGTTATTTCAGGCTGGAGCCCTTTTGCTGCGATCCTGGCTGATACCTGAGTGGAGCCGTGTCCCCTGCTGACGGAGCAGGACCGGGGGGAGACATGGGGAGGGGTGTGCGAAGCCCAACCCCCCAGACGCCAGGCAGCGCCGCAGCTGCTGAAACACGCGTTGCGGATGCAAGCGTGCGTCCTGGTTCTGTGTAGAGGAGGGGTTATTTTAGTTGCCTCTGGAAAATAGTCCCTGATCCTTGTTTGCCAGTGGAAAATAACTGCCCGTCTTGGTATTAGCCCATTTCGTGGTGTTCCAGCAACGCGAACAGTGCCTGACGGCAGCGTTGGAGGGCATTGCAGCGACAGCGCTGACCGGACAATTCCTCTGAGAACTGGGCCGTCCCAGCCGCACAAATACGGATGCCCCTGAAGAAAAACCGGGTGTTTTCTCCTCCCTCAGCACCCAACTCTGCTGTAATCCGACCATCTGTCACCTTGCACGGCAGAGCCCCGCTGTTAAATAAAGGGCTCGTTGTTCTGAAGTCTGTGGCAGCCCTTTGCTCTCTGGTAACTTAAACTCATCTTGCTGCTTCCGAGGCTGGCTGCTGACCAAAGTCTGTTTCCCTGCTAGATACGTCCAGGGAGTGTTCTGCTAATAAAGGGGATGTTGCATTTCTCCATTAAGAAAAAGctaaatttaaatatttcctcTGCTGACAGTACCAGTGAATGTGTCTCTCCTGTCCTTGTGCATTAATCTAAATTCAGCCTGCTAATTTATCTCTCTTCCCTTGCAGGCAAGAGAAGCAGAGGTGAGAGTAGGGAGGGTAGTAAGAACGCAGTGATCTTCCCTCACACACCTGCATGTTCTCTTTACTACAGCCTTTAGCCCTCGGAGAGCTTTCTAGGCAATGCCCTGAGCAAGGTCAGGGAGACAAAGCTCCCACGTATACTCTCAGCCCCTTCTGGTAATGTAATTTGCTTTCCTAcctgttgtgctttgcactgTCTCGAAGAGTCTCCGTGACCTCTGCATGCCAGAGTGTCTGAAACGGGATCACTTTGGCTTCAGCTTTTGGAGGAATGAGTGATGGACACGGGAAAGGCTGACTGGGCTGCCCCTTTGATGCGATGGGAAAAGGAGACTTAGAGGGAATGGAGTAGGGGGAGGTGGCTGACcagtattaaaattatttttaacctggGAATCTCTCTCCTTCCAAGGCGGCAGACAGAAGGCCCAGGTCCTCAACACTAGCCTGATGCATTCGGAGTCTGAGCTGGACAGCGATGAAGCCATCTTCACGTGGCCTGACCGTGAAAAAGGGAAACTGCTCCGGAGCCAGAACGGCTCCTTGCGCAATGGACAAGTGACGCCCAAACCCAAGAACCAGAGGGAGGAAATCCTATAGCTGCCCTCCGGAGCCGTTTGCTGGAGCTCGGCGGGAAAGGCCCCTCCTGTCCTTACCCTACAAGGGCCTTTGGAGCCCGGTTTGATTAGGACAACGCTGCTAActtgtttcacagaaaataactttctttttgtgggtttcttttcaTTCAGTTAAAACTGGTTGTACTTGAATTTGAACTTCAAGGGAAATCAAAGGGAGAAGGCAACTGTGAAGCCCAGGCGAAGCGTCAGGAAAGACAGAGCTGGCGTCTGGAGCGCGGCAGGACAGAACCACTTGGAGCAACTGTGAAGGTGCAGGACCCGCCAGCCCCACCTCGGGACGCAGGGCAGGAAAACACCCATGGACTTCCAGCTCGTTTGCCTTGGGAGGTCCTCGGAGAAGGAAGGTCAGGGCTGTGCTTTGAGCTGTGCTCGGAGCTCCCTTCAGGCTCCAGTAGCCTACCGTGGGCTACTTTTGCTGTCGAacagctttcttctctttcactcCCACCTTCCCTAATGGTTTAAGCACTATTTTAATTTAGATTTGTCCTTTCATATGCACTTGGCTGTTCTGGAGTGTAGAGGAGGGGGAATCTAAATGCTATGGTCACACTCCATCAGCCTGCAGGTAGGAGAGGGTTTTGTAGCTGTTCTAAATTACAGTCAGGCTTTTCTCACTGGGAGTGTTGGTGACACGGTGCCTGTTCCGGTGTGAAAAGCTGACCTGTCGGTGGTATTTGGCTGGGCTAGGAGACCCCCTCCTGCAGCAAGCTCTCCTGCTGGGTACGAGAGCCGGGAGGGGACACCCGCCTCTGGTACCTGGGTCTAACATCTGGCTTAATTCCAAAGCTGTGAGATCTTCGGCGGCCCCAGCGCCTGCTGGTGGTCACCAAGCCGTCCGTGAGTCTGGATGTTCATCATATCTCAGTTACGAAACGCCAtatactgtggggttttttccttaaaatttgcACAACCCAGGCAAGGGGGGGACTGATCTCTTCAGTTCCCGGCAGCCGGCTGCTCGCTCTGGCTGGCAGCTCAGCCGCCCCGTGCTGTTACGGCTGAAGAGCCTTGCGTGCTCCCAGCGCGGTGCGAAGCACACGCTCGGCGTCCTTTGGTCGGTGGAAAAGGGAACTGTT
The Opisthocomus hoazin isolate bOpiHoa1 chromosome 17, bOpiHoa1.hap1, whole genome shotgun sequence DNA segment above includes these coding regions:
- the KIAA0319L gene encoding dyslexia-associated protein KIAA0319-like protein homolog — encoded protein: MEKRLEPKFSISARFLSRYCLGRPARQLRSLQLFYLCACLCAWSSSADANWNRSKCEPGRILFGGRLRSWEDHHLQLLEGFHTLRSCQTACCQRPTCDAFWFVENMCIQVNCTMPSMCQANRTGFSDSVLVFLKKSKSTEHFLKFQTEGDVKTWLDWGIPVQGKKRLRRSFQKRSSAGNRVRLLTRDVAASPSSAAAARASGSKSRSSRGEAERLKDEVLRRLVADKPTPAGHPNQKKDLLTNGQNPREQKTKSPFPPKSNNVNRSSDADGVGLPQVHTGTSAPEPLVLATFSSPGAQGLTAAGKTEKPEQPDDALVRPHSSDVLPTVSPVPGKSTTKMETATSVPSGVPTNGSVSTTQTSAAASPSTTATTPVMKELVVSAGDSVEVTLPKNEVQLNAFVLPEPPLRTTYSYEWELITHPKDYSGEMEGKHSQILKLSKLTVGLYEFRVIVDGENAHGEGYVNVTVNPKPRVNQPPVAIVSPQFQEISLPTISTVIDGSQSTDDDKIVSYHWEELKGPLREEKVSSDTAILTLTNLVPGNYTFSLTVVDSDGASNSTTANLTVNKAVDYPPVANAGPNQVITLPQNSITLYGNQSTDDHSIVSYEWLLSPNSKGKVMEMQGVRTPVLQLSAMQEGDYTYQLIVTDSAGHQSTAEVTVIVQPENNKPPKADAGPDKELTLPVDSTTLDGSKSSDDQKIVSFLWEKTRGPDGVKLENANSSIATVTGLQVGTYEFTLTVKDERNLQSQSSVNVIVKEEINKPPVAKIAGNVVITLPTNTAELDGSKSSDDKGIVSYLWTRDEGSPAAGEVLNNSDHHPVLLLSNLVEGTYTFHLRVTDAKGESDVERTTVEVKPDPRKNNLVEMILDVNVSQLTERQKGMFIRQIGVLLGVLDSDITVQKIQPYTEQSTKMVFFVQNQLPHQIFKGREVAWTLKNELRKQQPDFLIFRALEINTVTCQLNCSEHGRCDSFTKRCVCDPFWMENFIRVQMGDGESNCEWSVLYVIIASFVIVVACGIFSWMVICCCKRRKGKSKRKSKYKILDATDQESLELKPNPKAGGRQKAQVLNTSLMHSESELDSDEAIFTWPDREKGKLLRSQNGSLRNGQVTPKPKNQREEIL